The Pricia mediterranea genome includes a window with the following:
- the gldN gene encoding gliding motility protein GldN yields MNWKNVLLIGAVALLPASLMAQANILNAKKPEDIGKKTAAQKAMDNDAPLEYGYVDDRDILWSKTVWEVIDLDERVNFPLYYPTDTIDIGADRRSLYDVLMKGIKSGKLKDVYADSYFKDKRELSDLQATLQKVDTTDFGYEQINAGEALSPEYVMRRNLSAADIEEYRIRGMWYFDKRQGELKYRLLGIAPVAPDVNFIDDDSMNPADAKVELFWVFYPDARQILHDAKVFNQRNSAQPISFDMLLNSRRFNGVIYREDNVHGDREVNDYISDNALFQLLEAQRIKEVIRDREQDMWAY; encoded by the coding sequence ATGAATTGGAAAAATGTTTTACTGATCGGAGCCGTGGCGCTGTTGCCCGCTTCCTTGATGGCCCAGGCGAACATATTGAACGCCAAGAAGCCCGAGGATATCGGCAAGAAAACCGCAGCCCAAAAGGCGATGGACAATGACGCCCCGCTCGAATACGGCTATGTCGACGATCGTGACATTCTATGGTCAAAGACCGTTTGGGAAGTCATCGACCTCGATGAGCGGGTCAATTTCCCCCTGTACTATCCCACCGACACCATTGATATCGGTGCCGATAGACGTTCGTTGTACGATGTACTGATGAAAGGCATTAAGAGCGGTAAACTGAAAGATGTATATGCGGACTCCTACTTTAAGGATAAGCGAGAGTTGAGCGATCTTCAGGCCACTTTGCAAAAAGTCGATACGACCGATTTCGGATATGAGCAGATCAATGCCGGCGAGGCGCTCTCTCCCGAATATGTCATGCGTAGAAACCTTTCGGCGGCTGATATCGAAGAATATCGAATCAGGGGGATGTGGTATTTCGACAAGCGCCAAGGAGAACTAAAGTACCGTTTATTGGGTATTGCGCCGGTGGCACCCGATGTCAACTTTATCGATGACGATTCAATGAACCCGGCGGATGCCAAGGTCGAACTGTTCTGGGTATTTTACCCTGATGCCCGTCAAATTTTGCACGATGCCAAGGTGTTCAACCAGCGCAACTCGGCCCAGCCGATATCGTTCGATATGTTGCTGAACTCAAGAAGGTTCAATGGGGTCATCTATCGCGAGGACAACGTGCACGGAGATCGAGAGGTCAACGATTATATCAGTGATAATGCGCTGTTCCAATTGCTGGAGGCCCAAAGGATCAAAGAGGTCATCCGCGATCGTGAACAGGACATGTGGGCGTACTAA
- a CDS encoding NAD(P)/FAD-dependent oxidoreductase, with amino-acid sequence MLDYLIVGLGLAGISFAEQLEKNGKSHSVISDDSQISSVVAGGLYNPVILKRFTLAWKAKEQLDRAIPFYTELEKKLGITLNQKLPVYRRFASVAEQNAWFEAADKPGLQMFLSPKIHPNTNPHINAPFGYGEVMGIGRIDTALLITSYKEYLRKKQMFLAERFDYENLQIGKDHVRYFSRDGRELRARRIVFAEGFGMKQNPFFRDLPMQGSKGEYLFIRAPELHEESAIKSSVFVISEGEATYRVGANYGRDDKTNVPTEAARNELLKKWEDLVRCDYEIVDQIAGVRPTVKDRRPLVGRHPEHHRLYVLNGFGSRGVIIAPYAAEGLFEYIERNVTLPASIDSARFER; translated from the coding sequence ATGTTAGACTACCTCATTGTAGGCCTTGGCCTCGCCGGTATTTCCTTCGCCGAACAGCTCGAAAAAAACGGAAAATCCCATTCCGTGATCAGCGACGATTCACAAATCTCTTCCGTGGTGGCCGGCGGATTGTACAATCCGGTCATCCTAAAGCGCTTTACCCTGGCCTGGAAGGCAAAGGAACAGTTAGACAGGGCCATCCCATTTTATACAGAACTCGAAAAGAAACTGGGAATTACATTGAACCAAAAGCTGCCCGTCTATCGTCGATTTGCATCCGTAGCGGAACAGAATGCTTGGTTCGAGGCCGCCGATAAACCGGGACTCCAAATGTTCCTCTCCCCTAAGATCCATCCCAATACAAATCCACATATCAACGCGCCGTTCGGATATGGGGAGGTGATGGGCATCGGCCGTATCGATACTGCACTGCTGATTACATCCTATAAAGAGTACTTAAGGAAGAAACAAATGTTTCTCGCGGAACGCTTTGATTACGAAAACCTGCAGATCGGCAAAGACCACGTCCGCTACTTTTCTCGCGATGGCAGGGAACTGAGGGCCCGACGGATCGTTTTTGCCGAGGGCTTCGGAATGAAGCAAAATCCCTTTTTCAGAGATTTGCCGATGCAGGGAAGCAAAGGGGAGTATCTGTTCATTAGGGCCCCGGAACTACATGAGGAAAGCGCGATCAAGTCATCTGTATTCGTAATTTCCGAAGGTGAGGCTACGTACCGGGTCGGTGCAAACTATGGGCGGGACGACAAAACCAATGTCCCGACAGAAGCCGCAAGAAACGAACTGCTCAAAAAATGGGAAGACTTGGTGCGCTGCGATTACGAAATTGTCGACCAAATAGCGGGGGTACGTCCTACCGTAAAGGACAGAAGACCCTTGGTGGGGAGGCATCCCGAACATCATCGGCTCTATGTGCTAAACGGGTTCGGTTCAAGGGGGGTGATAATTGCGCCTTATGCCGCGGAGGGACTTTTTGAGTATATCGAGCGGAACGTGACCTTGCCAGCTAGTATAGACAGTGCCAGATTTGAGCGGTAA
- a CDS encoding DUF983 domain-containing protein encodes MFKKGNKLYSILTGKCPRCHRESMYLDDNPYRMGYLFKMHERCSRCGLKYKMEPSFFYGAMYVSYGLGVAFAVAAFVIAFLIVGTGLINSFIAIVATLVVFMPVIIRLSRNIWISLFVKYDPEAAEAPPEKHQ; translated from the coding sequence ATGTTCAAAAAGGGAAATAAACTTTATAGTATTTTGACAGGGAAGTGCCCTAGATGCCATCGAGAAAGCATGTATCTGGACGACAACCCGTACCGGATGGGATACCTGTTCAAAATGCACGAGCGCTGCTCCCGATGTGGATTGAAATATAAGATGGAGCCTTCGTTTTTCTACGGTGCGATGTACGTCAGTTATGGTCTAGGGGTGGCGTTCGCCGTAGCCGCCTTTGTCATTGCGTTTCTAATTGTCGGCACCGGGTTGATTAATTCCTTTATCGCCATTGTCGCCACCCTGGTGGTCTTTATGCCGGTCATCATCCGCCTGTCCCGAAATATTTGGATCAGTCTTTTTGTAAAGTACGATCCCGAGGCGGCCGAAGCCCCTCCTGAAAAACATCAATAG